TACAATTTGTTCTATGCTTCAATGTAGTCATCAGTTTCGGCAATCACCTCTTCATTCGACGAAAATTTCTTCCTTGCGAGCATTCTTTGTAGATCCAAGAACAGGAAATAGTCGCTGGGGGCCAGATCTGGAGAATACGATAGATGAGGAAGTAATTCGAAGCCAAATATATGGATTTTTACCATCGTTTTCACTGACTTGTGACAAGGGGCATGTCTTGGCGAGGCAGCACATTCTTTTTCCTCAAATACGGCCATTTTTCGGCAATTTTGTCTTTCTAACGATCCaataatactatataataataGCTGTTGATGAACCTTCCTTTTTCAAGGTAGTCAatcaaaattattctatatGCATCCCCAAATTCAGACGCCATAACCTTGCCAGCCGACTGTTGCATTTTGCCACGCTTTAGAGCGGGTTCATTGTGTGCAGTCCACTCGGATGACTGTCAATTGGACTTTGGACTAAAATGATTCACATATAGACGCAAAAACTCGGGTTTATTACGCTTGATCATCTTCAAACATTGCTCCGAATCATCAACTCGtcgttgtttttgtttaaaagtgagCTCGCGCGGCACCCACTTTACACAGAGCTTTCTCATACCAAAATGCTCGTGAATCATATGATGTACACGTTCAGTTGATATCTTTAGAGTGTCtgctttttcatttaatttcagtTTACGGtcattcaaaatcattttgcggatttttttaatgttttcgtCGGTAACAACCTCTTTTGGGGGTACACTGCGTTCACCGTCTTCGGTGCCCATTTCACCACGTCTAAACTTAGCATACCAATCCTTGATGGTTGATTTTCCTGGGGAAGTGTCTGGAAACTCGGTATCAAGCCAACTTTTTAGccggcattgcccagagttattaggggtggaaaaaattacaaacttaGCTCCAATAACATAGAAGAAAACTCCCCAAGccatcatcagtgttactctctgtttttcatgagcttACTTACTCACGCGTAGCAACTCAATGCTTAGATATAATAACCcccagaatgaaaaaaataattatatcagcttgagaaaaataattgtaataatatgacTTGATGAACCAGGTAGTATTTTAGGTCTttactaaacctcatctaaagtaatattaatttttttagattttatataaagtacaaatACTAAAATGCCCTAACTCCCTTAACGAAATATCCTTTTAGCTTggaggaagcaagagttgatgttattataaatacccggagtgaaactttgttttattaataaagaagatatGCAAGAAACACCCTTATGACGTCGTAGaatgcaactttttttcttttttctaaagtaTAATGTAAATCACTGCTCTTGCCTCCTATTATGTTTGCTCATAATAATTATCCATGATATCGAATGATTGATAACAGATAATGTACAAGTGATTAACAGTTCTTCCATTCGAATAGCTGTcatagttgtttatttttattattatattacctattttgtctaTGGTTCGAAATTATTACATAGTAAGACTACGATAGTATGGTTTGAAATATTGGGGCATAATACCATCAATATTCGAGCAGAACCACCAATTCACTGCTTTTTATCTtataaacaatacatatttcgatttaaaaattcaaatggaaCATCTATTTTAATAGAGAATAAAAACATACgacctataaatattatttaattttatattaaggcATAGTATCCTTGAGGAGAATTGGCGGTTTATGAAAAATGTCCTGAGTCAAAATGTTTTAAGACAAAAGTACTGTAcaccattcaatttttttttttgatcaaattttattcaatttaacagagccagtttttttatttttccgaGCAGAATGTATTTTTGTGCAGAGAGTAAAAAGTATTCTaccaaaaacgggacagtctaatctTAAGGGATCGAAGAGGAAATCTGCAACCCCTTTGGGggattatatcattttttccccgcttaatatataaacaacatACATTCATTCAGACTAATTTAGTCACTATGGAAGAACTATACCCTGAGCTACCAGAGATTCATATCACAGAGGAGGAACAGATATGTGTTATGGTTCTAATGAATAATCAAGGACAAATCAGCAACCGTGACATCTGTAACACGACTGGGCTGACAATGGGTTACATCCAGGAAACCAGGAGAAAACTGGAAGTTTCGAAGAGTCCCTGGAGGGTTATTTTGAGATTGCAGAGGCCACAAGAGGTGAAGGTCTGGGACGCAGAGTTCATCAAAAAGATCATTCACCAGCCCCTAACGAAGTCCTTCATCTCAATTGGAAATGAACTTGAAGTCAGTAACAAAATAGTTAGGGTATGCGTTAAGGAGGATCTCAGGTGCCAGTTTGACAAGATGCAAACTGGTCAGATCTTGAACCAGGCCAACGTGAACAGGAGGCCGTTGAATTGCACCAAAATTTGCATCCATGTTCAGTTACTTCGTTATTTAGGTCTACTCCCCATTCAGAGGCCTTATTCAGACTGAGGgcaattatataaagtaatccTAAAGACACATGactaatgatgtaaatccggtgtgttttttagccgtcccgttaatttgtaattggtaatgtaaagaaggttttttttcccccttagtagttgtcatttttatttcattcctgagtagtgaagtTCCTTTCctaaatgtattcaattatattcaaaacctgtttgaacattcgtgtgtgctcataaccCCTGAAGTTTTGTTCcggtgttataattgtaagtccttgttggactcaaagtagaatttggGGAaagacatcggagtaattctagcaaatatccttattttttgcGGGTCACATCTGATTGCAGCAGATCTAATGAAAGgttatgagcattattctttcgcTCCTctaaagcattcttcaaattgtcagggttaccatattcatattcgggcttttttttttttgacatgcccattctactctggattttcatcattgcacATGATTTACCATggctttgttttttaatttgaaattaatattagaactcacggattttttattttttattgtaaatgcGAGAGATTTCATGTTCGAGCCCTCTACACTATAAACATCACTCCTTTCGtgtcaaattattataatttaccaATATCATCACAACCTAGGCGTACGTCTTAAACATACATTCAAACGCCTCGAGTCATTAGACAAATAATATAGACATTTTtgctctataaaaaaatgatttatttcctataatcagaaatcattcattttcttgtttattcCTACTACGGGTTATCGTTCAAGATCCCGGGATTTCCCGGAAAATCCGGcatttagttatttcataatatatgctTCAGTCAATTTTATACAATCCTTAGTTCCATCATCATTGGTTTCATAATATAGTTTTGAAGTTTTTGTTGTGAGTTGGGTCGGGTtatgaatttcaaataattttgtatcctcaaaaaaaaaccaaaaaaaaacccgcttactattagtaatataaaaaggagaataaaatataaacataaatgcataaaaacattcaaacttttttttaccgGTACCTCACTCAAATACAGATTTCCGGGCAATGAGTAGAAACCCTAGTCCCTACGTCATATgtctaaggaaaaaaaaggcaACGGACATGTTACGGTCTAGATCTTCAATAGCTCTATTACAACATATCATCAATGATAATAACAGTACAGCcataaaaagtcataaaaatttCTACTCATGATAAAGGTGAAAATGATATAAAGATTTTTGATCGCACAGttctattgtatatatacagggtgaccTAAAAGACTAAAGAAAAAACAGCCATgaaagtacacaaatatttatctatgtacaCATCTTTTTGCACGATTGCAATCAACGCTAAATTTCCTTCAATATGAGCGCCCGTTCATTCCACATGGCCACCATTTGCGGCAACTACAGCTCTCAAACGCTTCGGAACTGCTTTACACGCTGTATGGATGCTCTCCTCCGACATGTTGTCCAATCCGGACACTAAGGCGGCCTTCAAGTCGTCATAATATCCTCTTACTCTAGAATGCATTACGAAGAAGTCCTTGAGATCTGGGGCAGAAGGGGGCCAAATGTCCTTTCTCTAAAAGTGCTCAAAAGTGGTTTAGCAACACTCTTGCACAGACTTTGTAGTATATTAAGATGCCCCGCTCCATCTTGCAAGAAACATTGAGACCCTTCCCAGTGGTATTCCTGGATCCAGGGAAGTACTTGGGATTATAACATGTACAGATAGACACTTTGTTTGAGGATATATGGCGTCTTTATTGAAATCCGTTTCAACTTATTGATTTAtcctatatttattaaattaagttacgattgtaattatttattttagaatccatgGGTTGTggctaatttcaaatttatttgatcacttgtttgaatattataatattagcaaaGCTATGAAAGAATGTTATCGACGTTATTTTGGATTTCCactctatttatattatttcattatttagaaAGATGAAATGCATCAGAAAAGAGATGATGAGGATTCCAacagttattaaaatattagattagaaatgaaaatttttgaacataagagtgacaaataaataataacactctttaaatagttatcaataataatttttttatgtcaaaaatatattttattgttcgtTCATATTGTATATTCGTAAAAAATGTCCACTctgaatgtatttaataattttttgtgcaaCCTGAATGCGTAGATGAGAAGCTtatttcccttgagtcctttattTTTGACCATTCATCGATCCTGCAGTACTTTTGAATctctagctaggattgaagaaaattattacgATACGGCGTTAccttactaacataaaaatacccgctgtattttgttgtcatatGTCTATTCCCCTAGTCTCAATTGGTATTTTCCATTTGTATTCTTTCTGATAAATACAAAAGgtaataattagttttatttttatgctcc
The Lepeophtheirus salmonis chromosome 10, UVic_Lsal_1.4, whole genome shotgun sequence DNA segment above includes these coding regions:
- the LOC121125529 gene encoding protein GVQW3-like; translation: MAWGVFFYVIGAKFVIFSTPNNSGQCRLKSWLDTEFPDTSPGKSTIKDWYAKFRRGEMGTEDGERSVPPKEVVTDENIKKIRKMILNDRKLKLNEKADTLKISTERVHHMIHEHFGMRKLCVKWVPRELTFKQKQRRVDDSEQCLKMIKRNKPEFLRLYVNHFSPKSN